In the Raphanus sativus cultivar WK10039 unplaced genomic scaffold, ASM80110v3 Scaffold1394, whole genome shotgun sequence genome, one interval contains:
- the LOC108847775 gene encoding LOW QUALITY PROTEIN: boron transporter 1 (The sequence of the model RefSeq protein was modified relative to this genomic sequence to represent the inferred CDS: inserted 1 base in 1 codon; deleted 1 base in 1 codon), which translates to MEETFVPFEGIKNDMKGRLMCYKQDWTGGFKAGFRILAPTTYIFFASAIPVISFGEQLERSTDGVLTAVQTLASTAICGIIHSVIGGQPLLILGVAEPTVIMYTFMFNFAKARPELGPNLFLAWSGWVCVWTALLLFVMAICGACSIINRFTRVAGELFGLLIAMLFMQQAIKGLVDEFRIPDRENQKLKEFLPSWRFANGMFALVLSFGLLLTGLRSRKARSWRYGSGWLRSLIADYGVPLMVLVWTGVSYIPAGDVPKGIPRRLFSPNPWSPGAYGNWTVVKEMLDVPTVHIIGAFIPASMIAVLYYFDHSVASQLAQQKEFNLRKPSSYHYDLLLLGFLTLMCGLLGIPPSNGVIPQSPMHTKSLATLKYQLLRNRLVATARRSIKTNASLGQLYNNMQEAYHHMQTPLVYQQPQGLKELKESTIQATTLTGNLNAPVDETLFDIEKEIDDLLPVEVKEQRVSNFLQSTMVGGCVAAMPILKMIPTSVLWGYFAFMAIESLPGNQFWERILLLFTAPSRRFKVLEDYHATFVETVPFKTIATFTIFQTTYLLVCFGLTWIPIAGVMFPLMIMFLIPVRQYILPRFFKGAHLQDLDAAEYEEAPALPFNLAAETEIGSTTSYPGDSEILDEFITRSRGEFRHTSSPKVTSSNSTPLNNRSLSQVFSPRVGELRXGQMSPRVVGNSPKPPSNGRSPLNQCSH; encoded by the exons ATGGAAGAGACTTTCGTGCCGTTTGAAGGAATCAAGAATGATATGAAAGGCAGACTCATGTGCTATAAGCAAGACTGGACCGGAGGATTCAAGGCTGGATTCAG GATTCTGGCTCCCACCACTTACATATTCTTCGCCTCTGCCATTCCTGTCATCTCCTTCGGTGAACAACTAGAAAGAAGCACCG ATGGAGTTCTCACGGCTGTTCAGACCTTAGCATCCACCGCCATCTGCGGCATCATTCACTCCGTTATCGGAGGTCAGCCACTGCTTATACTCGGTGTTGCTGAGCCAACTGTCATCATGTATACTTTCATGTTTAACTTTGCCAAGGCCAGACCTGAACTCGGACCAAACCTCTTCTTGGCTTGGTCTGGATG GGTTTGTGTTTGGACTGCTTTGTTGCTGTTTGTGATGGCTATATGTGGAGCTTGTTCCATCATCAATAGGTTCACCCGTGTAGCTGGCGAATTGTTTGGACTCCTTATTGCTATGCTCTTCATGCAACAAGCCATCAAA GGGCTAGTGGATGAGTTTCGCATCCCCGACCGGGAG AATCAGAAGCTCAAGGAGTTCTTACCTTCCTGGAGGTTTGCTAATGGGATGTTTGCTCTGGTTCTCTCCTTTGGCCTTCTTCTAACTGGACTTAGAAGCAGAAAAGCCAGATCATGGCGGTACGGTTCTG GCTGGCTCAGAAGCTTAATAGCTGACTATGGTGTACCACTCATGGTGCTAGTGTGGACTGGTGTCTCCTACATTCCAGCAGGAGATGTTCCAAAAGGAATCCCCCGGCGACTTTTTAGCCCTAATCCTTGGTCCCCTGGTGCTTATGGAAACTGGACCGTTGTTAAG GAGATGCTTGATGTTCCAACCGTCCACATAATTGGAGCTTTCATTCCAGCGTCAATGATTGCTGTGCTTTACTACTTTGATCATAGTGTAGCTTCACAGCTTGCTCAGCAGAAAGAATTCAATTTGAGGAAACCTTCTTCATACCATTACGACTTGCTTCTTCTTGGGTTCCTG ACATTAATGTGTGGTCTACTCGGAATCCCTCCATCAAATGGTGTCATTCCTCAATCTCCAATGCATACCAAGAGCTTAGCAACTCTTAAATATCAG TTGCTTCGTAACAGACTGGTTGCAACAGCAAGAAGAAGCATCAAAACGAATGCGAGTTTGGGACAACTCTATAACAATATGCAAGAAGCTTATCATCACATGCAAACACCATTAGTATACCAGCAGCCTCAA GGTTTAAAAGAACTGAAAGAATCAACAATCCAAGCAACTACACTCACCGGAAACCTCAATGCTCCGGTTGATGAAACTCTGTTCGATATAGAGAAGGAGATTGATGATTTGTTACCAGTGGAAGTCAAAGAACAGAGGGTAAGCAACTTCCTTCAGTCTACAATGGTAGGAGGATGCGTTGCTGCTATGCCTATCCTTAAGATGATTCCAACATCAGTCCTTTGGGGTTATTTTGCCTTCATGGCCATCGAAAGCTTACCAGGAAACCAGTTCTGGGAAAGAATCTTGCTTCTCTTCACAGCCCCAAGTCGTCGCTTCAA AGTTCTTGAAGATTACCACGCAACATTCGTTGAAACAGTTCCATTCAAGACGATTGCAACGTTCACTattttccagacgacttatctCTTAGTCTGCTTTGGCCTCACGTGGATTCCAATTGCAGGAGTTATGTTCCCTTTAATGATCATGTTCTTGATTCCCGTACGACAGTACATCCTCCCTAGATTCTTCAAAGGAGCTCATCTTCAAGACTTAGACGCAGCAGAGTATGAAGAAGCTCCAGCTTTACCCTTTAATCTCGCAGCG GAAACGGAGATTGGATCGACAACTTCGTATCCAGGAGACTCAGAGATTCTTGATGAGTTTATTACACGAAGCA